The Triticum urartu cultivar G1812 chromosome 5, Tu2.1, whole genome shotgun sequence genome contains the following window.
GATTGGGCTTGTCCTGCATCTTGCATGTAGCGAGCTCACATAAACTTCCAAAAGCAAGCAAGGCAAGAACATGGCAATTAAACAAGAAACAGGCTAAAGAAACAGTAACACAAGTTTAACTAGTGTGGACACTTAGCCTGCCCGTTTAACGTCCCGTGGACCAACTCCCGGCATGATCCCCGACTAGAGTCGCTCTTAAAGCAATATGCTGTGACCGAGTAATCATTATGGTCTTATTCAAATGTCTTCAAAAACATCACAGATACATGGTGGGGGTGGAGGTATGAAAAACGACTCTTGCAACAGCAAGGCACACACATCGATCGGTCACAAAGACAAAATTGACTCGCGACATGACAAAAGCAGACGCTGGTGTAGCTAGACTGACATTCTTTATTTTGAACTGAGAGCTATCACTGAGCAtgcaatgcatgcatgcgttTGATTGAGCGGCGCATGCGGACACACTAGCTAGCGAGTCATCCCCTGGTGCGTCCGCGGTGCGGCGGTCGCACCGCTCTTGCCCATCCTCTCCATGTTCCCTTGCCACCCTGCACGTACCAACAGACAAACAAAGAAGGTTAACATGCCGCCGTCGTCGCCGTGCATGCCATGATCAAGCTTCACGGACGGAACATACCGAGGGCCATGTCGAAGCCGCGGGTCTGGAGCTCGCGGTACTCCTGGCAGAGGGCGCAGGGCTCGCAGAACCAGTGGACGCAGCAGTCGCCGCAGGGCTTCTCCTCCAGCCCGTACTGCTCCCGCAGCCTGGAGCGGTAGCCGAAGGAGTAGAGGCAGCCGCCCAGCCCCGTCGCCGTGGCCAGCAGCGTGTACGCCGTGCCGCTCTTACAGCAAGCTGATCGGTCGTTTCCATCGTTAGTGGTAGATCATTCGATCCTCGTTACAGATAAATGAAAACTAGATGAAGGAAGAGTTACATGTGGCTCCCTTGTCGACGATCTCGGCGATTCTCCCGAAGACGATGCACGGGCAGAAGAGCGTCAGGCAGCCTGCACGCACCACACCAGTTACTGTTAGGCCGGCCGGTCATCACCTTTTCTCTAAGGGAATGCGGAAATTAAAATTACTAACTTACAGCTGCGGACGTCGTGGGTGCAGCCGCAGAGGCCGCTGGACCACGAAGCGTTGTTGAGGTTGgccatggcgagagccgagagaGAGACTTGCGGTTGTAGGACTAAATACCAGAAAGaagctcgccggagttggccggggTCTTCACGCGGCATGTGATGTGAACATCAGTATAGTTGTCACCAGCGCAACAGCGCTAGCGTCCTAGGTTTGTCGTGCTAGGCCGTGGTGTGTTCGCATTAATTTGCATGCACTACGTACGTACTGTACGTGTGTTTTGACTTGGGACTCAACGACGGCGAACATCACACGCACGACGACCGCTGTTGTGACCTAGACTAGACGACTCGTACCCACTCGATCTAGGTTGCAGCTGATTATATACAACTCGGATACGTTAGCCAACAGCGCGTCTGTGCCGTGTTACCCGTGTAGGCGTGTCTGTTTTAACAGCAGCTGATTTCTGTCGTTAGGTAAGttggcagctgcatgcatgcgtccGATCGATAGCTTAGGGCCTGTTTGGAGCCCCTCCGCTCCGTGAGGCCGCTCCCGGAGCTGACGGAGTTCTACTTAAAAAGCGCAGAGCCAGCGAAACAGTACTTCCAAGATTCTCAATTTTTATGAAGCGGGCGGACTGCCGAACAGCGCCTTAGTTGCTTACAGGACGGACTCTTTCGGCGTTATTGGCTGTGTGTAAGCGTCTGAGCGTTTGCCTCCGGCCGGCGGCGGAGCACCTATAGCTTTCTCCACTGCACACACCAGAGTTGACGGCACGTGCGTAATCATGGGGACCGCCTTCCCCTTGGTCAcccaaaaatgaaaaaaaaagtgTTGCATCTTCTTCCTCCAACCGTTCGCGGTTCTTCTTCCCCTGTAGATGCACGCACGTCTCTCTCTTCCTCCCTCTTGTATCATCGGTCGGACCGCCAGCTCCCGCATCCCGCGGCCCACTACAAGAAAAGAACAAGTTGCCTAGTCTTTGGATACAAGTCTAGCGTAGAAGGAAGAAGACTTTGGCACCCCAAGAATTTTGCTCATGATGTACCACCGGTTGATGTAGAAGAAACATGAATTTCGATGTACATTTTTCATATGAGTGTGTTTGTAAGGACTTATGATAATTAATACTATACGGCCTTACAATCCGTTTGGTCGGAGGGATTTAGTTGTAGGAAATGAGAGTTTGAGGGGTCGGAGATATATAATCCATGGTTTTGGTTGGAGGACATGTGAGTTTAGGAGGAAAGACGAAAGAGAATTAAGTAGGCCAATTCTCACATATCTCTTCCCTAGTCCCCTATAATAATTTAGGAGGGATGGAACTTCTTCTCGAAATCCCACTATTAATTCCCACCACACACCAAATATAAGATTGGGACTAATAATCAACTTTTCAAGTCCAATACCTTGACAAACTCCCACTCATAAAATCCCATTCCCTTTCTCTTACACTGCCAAAGGCTTTTAGGCCTTtccaaaaaggaaaaaaaagccTTGTGGCATCTTAATCATTAATCCCTTAACGTGTATATAACAAGGGAAAAACGGGCAATCACCCGACTGATCGCTCAGGCGTTTTTACCACATCTTCCATGTGATGCACGTCCTCATGGGCTCCTGCAGGCACCCCTCTCTTCCTCAGCCCATCTCATCCTCTCCTGTATTGCTTCTTTGTCTCTCGATTCTTCCTCTTTTCCGCTCTTTGTTTCCTCTGGTTGCATCCCAGAGcatctccctcttctccatttcCCGTCGCCGAGGCCAGCAGCGTGTATGCCGTGCCGCTCTTACAGCAAGCTGATCATTCGTTCCATCATTAGCTGGTAGATCATTCGATGGTCGTTGCAGATAAAGAAAAACTAGATGAACAAAGAGTTGCATGTGGCTCCCTTGTCGACGATCTCGGCGATCCTCCCGAAGACGATGCACGGGCAGAAGAGAATCAGGCAGCCTACATGTGGCTCCGTCTCCGGCGGACTGGCAACGGCGGCTGTGGCCATTGAGCCTTGCTTAATGAAGCTTCTGGTCTCTCTCCTGTCTCGCACCCAGACAACTTTGGTGCTGCGGGGTGGGGTTTTGTGTAGGTAGGGAAGGAAAGGGTTATGTTGGCCATTGGAT
Protein-coding sequences here:
- the LOC125506582 gene encoding cell number regulator 2-like yields the protein MANLNNASWSSGLCGCTHDVRSCCLTLFCPCIVFGRIAEIVDKGATSCCKSGTAYTLLATATGLGGCLYSFGYRSRLREQYGLEEKPCGDCCVHWFCEPCALCQEYRELQTRGFDMALGWQGNMERMGKSGATAAPRTHQGMTR